CAAAATGGGTCTTGTACATTTCAATTTAGGAAGCACTACCATACATTTTTCTACCTCAATTATCAGCATTTGGACTCACAGAAAATGTCGAAAGGGGAACAGACTTTAGCTGTTAGATCAAGCTCCGGATTAGGGATGCGGCAATGCTAGAATGATCTATAAGGCAATGCTAGAGGCTTTGATTAGAGATGTCAAACTCAGATTAGAGATATCAAACTCAACTGACAGCGCTCCTTAACATCTTAAACGTCAGAAGTTGATAACGTAATCGGCTATGCTCATTGCAAtataaatatctcaatttttaaccaaaaatccTTAAGTTGCCCACTATGATATTCTCTCAaatttttgtcacaaaaaaactcaaatttataTATGTGATATATATACCctctatttcaattttatccaaGGTATAAATGTAACAATTATATAAACATGGACGAAAGGGCATCTGTTTCATAATTAATGagtaagtttgggatttttagtaacaaaaaaaatttgagatatttcTGTCAATTTTGGGCTTTTTATGGTATCCACTCATGTAATTTATATATGACGAGAGAAAGCAACGCATtggaaattattattaaatttggtcattttgtatttttattcttctgccaaaagaaaatccaaaaagagaaggCTACTAGATGCCCGGAAGAGGGACAGATAATTCGAGGGGCCCACCCCAACCCACCCAACCAATcaaatatagagagagagatcgggGTTGGGATTGGTGGAGAGAGAATCTGTTTGGGACTTTTGACCGTTGACCTCCAAATGAGGGAAGGGAAgcgaaggaaggaaggaaggaacgACCAGATGCGATCTTCAGACGCCGACAGAAACGCATCTTCTTTTCTGACTCCCAACATCCTCAGATTCCCCCATCCAGTTGCCTCCCTTGGTGTCCCCCACGCGCCTTCCTCCCGCGCGTCACCTTTCTTTCCccctttaaagaaaaataataatttactaaaaaaatgttttatacaaaaaaaaaaaaactttaatatGCACAATCCATCATTATCATTATGGATTTGTATGGCGACGAGATAGTTAATTATTTTACATGTcgataattatatatatatgaaaaactTCCGATGTTTCACAATAAATGGTAATTAGATTCCCACATTAATGTTTAACAGCCAaagacttttgaaaaatttaaaagataaaaataaaaaagttacagttacttttttttttttttttttttctcgatcatctctatttctactctacacTCTCTCTTTGCCCGCCCGCTCttgcgggcgtgggagtcgaaaacCCACTCCCCGAAATTTACGCGTCCCCATCCCATCCACGAGAAGATGCGGGGATTTGAgcctcacctccccttccatgttggaagggtggccattaGGAAAGTTACAATTACTTTGAACATTAATGGTCTGCCCAATGGAGATTTGTCAGGCGCTTGAAGAAACAAGAAGTGAACACGACCTTAAGAGTTTAGCCACGAAAACTAAAAATCTCTCTTCGCCGTTTGCTTAGGTCTCGacaattgttttatttcttttacatGGACTAACTCTTTCCTGTAATAATGGCAAACATATATGCACCGTGGTGAGAGCACAGCAAAATTACACTCGAAACAACCACGAAAATCAGACAGAAAAGAACTCGAGCAAAGCAAAACTGTCTTCAGCAAGATAAAATTATAAGACAGTCCAGCAAATGCTTCGACACAAACTTAAGCACTCGTCCTGTAATATACGTCCCATGGTACAGATACTGTTCACCTCATTCTGTTTCTTACATCAGCAGGACATCACATCCCAAAACGCAACATGCAATAGTCGAAAGGCCATGGCTTGACCTTTAGTATCGAACAGGCCCTCAATGCTGTCCTTACTGCTGGAAATGCCTCTCCCGTTCCAACGCTCTCATATACAGAAGGACAGGTTTGGCACATCGACCGCAGGTCGCAGGAACTAAGGTACATTACATTCATGATTGGTCGAAAATCAGCACCGCCTTTGCGAGAATCGCTTTCAGCAGGGGTGATCATCATGAGCTACCCACCAGGCACTTCCTTCCcaagaaaactcaaaaagaaaagaaaaaacaagaagagatgGAAAAACAAGAGGAGAAAAACACAGGCATGGCAAACTTAACAATGCCAAACCCATCCTCAAATATCGGGTAGGGTCGGTTTCAGACAGCAGTCTCTTGCTCTACTTTACTCTTTTTAGTCCAGTCCCTTTCTATGATCTACACAATAGTAAAGAGAACGGAACTGAAACagctcaaaagaaaaatcccacCAGAAAAAGTTTCTACAGCTTTCAACTCCAACTTCCATGTCTTAGCATCCTGTATTAAAGTCTCGCCGTTCATCCAGGCATCACAACCCAATCGGAAAAGATGAAACAAGTGAACCGAATCGCCACGAGCCAGTACACTCCTTCATTACAAGAAAGTCATCCACTGAATCCAAGCACATGGTCTTCTACCGTGGCGACACAGTGGAGATGCGAGCGATGAGATGCCAATGTTATCCCAACAAGAATACCGCAGCATTATTCGCGAATAATACAGAGTTTGGTAGCCAACAATAGACTCCACGGAACCAAATTTTGGGGAAGAATGTACAAACAGAATCCTCATGACCATACCATCCCTCCATCTCCCAACCATGGAACTTACTCCGGCATTCCATCTTGAGTAATTAAAGCGAGCCTGTTATCAGGATTATGTTAAAGCAAGTGACGGAGGATTACCAGCTGGACATCTTTGCCGACGAGGTCGCCTTGTAGTCTTTCCCCATCCAGTTAGGCTCCTCTCTTCCAACCCAACTCCCACCTCTATGTTGTTCAGCTGCTGTATCAACGGAGCACAATTGGGACCCACAGATGTTACAGCAGAGAGGCTACCAGTAGACCGCCGCCTCCCCCTTGCACAGCCAGTTCTAGAGTTCCTCCTCGTCAATCCAGATTGCCACACGTGGCCAGTTGCTCTCATAAGCCCTCCAAAAGTCTGAAGATCTTCAGTTACTTCATGTCGAGAAAGAGAAGCTAGGCCCGGAAGGATATCCCTCTGGAAGTCCCTCCGCTGCCTCCCTCTTCTCACCTGTCCCCGCCGGGTACGACTTGGTGTCGAAGTGGCTGCGGCAGATTCATCGACGTTGAGGGTTTCGGGGATGAATGGTTTAGGCAGGTATTCGTCCGACTTTGTTTCTGTCAATTTCAGTGTCATGGACTCGAAGTAATCTATCTCTTCTGATGAGGAATCTTCGTCATACCGTCTGTTTATAGCTTTTGAAGCAGCTTCTAGCCTGCCCCCCATACCATCTCCACAAGAGAGAACAATATCAGCAAACCAGTTGAGGTCCTCCAGAGACTCAGGTGATCTGCTAGTTATCTTGTTCAGATAATTTTGATGGCTGGCTGATGAGATGGCAACTATCGTCTCTGCTGCTACTTTCACAATTTCATTCTGTTGATGTCCATTATCCTGCTGTGAGGAAAGCATAGATCTTTCACCTTCCTTTTCTGCAGCTTCTACATCAAAAATCATGTCCTCACTTTCTGGAACCAGAGGAGCCTCCAGATCTATCCCAGATATCCGCTTTCCATTGGTACAAGTAGTGGAAACTGATGGCATCGCAACAGTTTCATCATCACTCACACATAgattcaaatcaatttgatgcctAACAGAGCTCGCGGTTGAACCTATGCCTTTCTGCATGGCAGGGGTTCCTGTAGGAGTTGGCTTACCCAACTCAGATACAGAATCACAGGGCAAATTAATGTCGAGTAATctcactttcttctctttttccacaACTTCAACTTCAGACATACGAGGAAGAGATGCAGACGGTGAGTTAAGAGAAAATGAATCATTCTTTGAAATAGGTGGCTTTTCGAGTAATGGAAACCCAAGAATCTTTTTATTACTTGACGATGCAAATGCACCAATATCACTCCTCTTAGCATCAACTTCATTGGAACACAAGTCCGATCTTGTACTCTGAGATAACATTTGAGTCAGACCTTTTCCAGCTTCATTATTGCAGGTCAGGTAAATAGACGATGAAGGTTGATGCAAATTTGATCCTCTAGAATTCAGATCGCTTCTCACAGTGACCTCATTCTGGCTAGCCGTTTTAGCCATCAACCAAGGCAGCATCACAGCATGGTCCTCTCTTTTGTTCTCTGCATCTGTGATTCCACCCCCATGTGGCAGAACCAAGTTACTAGATGTACCATTTCCAAGTACTCTGTTCAGATCTACCTCTCTTCCAGTGTTAGCATTAACAGAATTTGAACATCCATCATATTTAGCAGAAGCACGATCGACAAAGTCCTTTGAGGGTAGCTTCCTATCGCCAAAAGACTTAACGTGATCATAGCTAAGACCCAGGAAGCGGCTGGTTAGTTCCTTGGAATCCAGAGAGGACCCACTGCTAAAGCCATTCTGATTGAGCAATTCCTTCCCAAATCCTCTGCTGGGTCTAACATCCCTATCATGCCACTTGTCACCATAGATTGCATGGTTCCGATCTCCTGGATGAGTACTTGCACTGTTGGTACTggatgaaaccatttgaaatGGAAGTGACTTCTGGCTTAATTTGCCTGCTTTTTCCAAAGATGACATTACTGATTCTGGACACTGAGCATTTACAGAGGTTTCTAAGCCACAAATGGTCCTCTCCCTGCTTTGACTGACTGTGCTTTGATCAGTTTGATTGTAAGGAGCGTCATGGACTTCATTGCGCAAACCATGGATATGGAGACCATGAGAAGTAGATTTCTTGCCCTTGATGTCCCCTGTGAACAAAGAGATCATTGACTCCAGAATTGCAGCAAAATTATGTAAAAGATTTTAAAGTGAGAATGTCATTCAACTAAAAGCACTTGAACCTACAATCTTACCATCCACATGCGCATATTTGACATCTTACCCACAACAGCCACGCACAAGTAGCCTGTCTAATCACGATAGTCTATATGCACATT
This Eucalyptus grandis isolate ANBG69807.140 chromosome 7, ASM1654582v1, whole genome shotgun sequence DNA region includes the following protein-coding sequences:
- the LOC104453914 gene encoding uncharacterized protein LOC104453914, with translation MGTEIQLKSNLPGHHSMRDLNEDSNSCSWSLFNGERTLQNGHYYNGFLPGTAADNYTGFGKDKVKQKMLEHEAIFKNQVYELHRLYKIQKDLMDEVRRKEALKTRMPVETSLASSPLVSQITSEDTWRRHIPGFPFPNPNYARPSMEGIHSPINSMKGHSTPPATFASPNGGIFKTSEAPDRRPSKVRRKMIDLQLPADEYIDTDDREQVDCGKEMSNFPNQDCKFGFPNAVNIVRGDSGKTNSVGHASESGLHAKKLNVADLNQPIEVDETNASPYIDLESHGLPHGESRIQEHSFKSKSINLGLPYDDAQSSHRGSNNGTLFNLHQVSESNRRGLFSPMLEAGDIKGKKSTSHGLHIHGLRNEVHDAPYNQTDQSTVSQSRERTICGLETSVNAQCPESVMSSLEKAGKLSQKSLPFQMVSSSTNSASTHPGDRNHAIYGDKWHDRDVRPSRGFGKELLNQNGFSSGSSLDSKELTSRFLGLSYDHVKSFGDRKLPSKDFVDRASAKYDGCSNSVNANTGREVDLNRVLGNGTSSNLVLPHGGGITDAENKREDHAVMLPWLMAKTASQNEVTVRSDLNSRGSNLHQPSSSIYLTCNNEAGKGLTQMLSQSTRSDLCSNEVDAKRSDIGAFASSSNKKILGFPLLEKPPISKNDSFSLNSPSASLPRMSEVEVVEKEKKVRLLDINLPCDSVSELGKPTPTGTPAMQKGIGSTASSVRHQIDLNLCVSDDETVAMPSVSTTCTNGKRISGIDLEAPLVPESEDMIFDVEAAEKEGERSMLSSQQDNGHQQNEIVKVAAETIVAISSASHQNYLNKITSRSPESLEDLNWFADIVLSCGDGMGGRLEAASKAINRRYDEDSSSEEIDYFESMTLKLTETKSDEYLPKPFIPETLNVDESAAATSTPSRTRRGQVRRGRQRRDFQRDILPGLASLSRHEVTEDLQTFGGLMRATGHVWQSGLTRRNSRTGCARGRRRSTGSLSAVTSVGPNCAPLIQQLNNIEVGVGLEERSLTGWGKTTRRPRRQRCPAGNPPSLALT